One genomic region from Pseudomonas hormoni encodes:
- the dbpA gene encoding ATP-dependent RNA helicase DbpA, giving the protein MLANLDSLGYAQMTPIQAQSLPVILKGMDLIAQAKTGSGKTAAFGIGLLNPINPRFFGCQALVICPTRELADQVAKELRRLARAEDNIKILTLCGGVAFGPQIGSLEHGAHIIVGTPGRIQQHLRKGSLILHGLNTLILDEADRMLDMGFYDSIEEIIAQCPERRQTLLFSATYPVGIKQLASKFMRNPQQVKAEAFHDDTQIEQRFYEISPEERMDAVVKVLAHHRPASCVAFCFTKQQVQETVDHLTAKGISAVGLHGDLEQRDRDQVLAMFANRSTSVLVATDVAARGLDIDALDMVINVELARDSEIHIHRVGRTGRAGEKGIAISLVAPSEAHRAQAIEQLQKSPLSWDQLDNLKSQGGGPLLPVMSTLVIGAGRKDKVRPGDILGALTGDAGIPGAQVGKIAIFDFQAYVAVERGIAKQALQRLNDGKIKGRSLRVRIL; this is encoded by the coding sequence ATGCTGGCTAACCTCGACTCCCTCGGTTATGCCCAGATGACGCCGATCCAGGCGCAAAGCTTGCCGGTGATCCTGAAAGGGATGGACCTGATCGCCCAGGCCAAGACCGGCAGCGGCAAGACCGCCGCCTTCGGTATCGGCCTGCTGAACCCGATCAATCCGCGCTTCTTCGGTTGCCAGGCGCTGGTCATTTGCCCGACGCGCGAGCTGGCGGACCAGGTCGCCAAGGAACTCCGTCGTCTGGCCCGCGCCGAAGACAACATCAAGATCCTGACCCTGTGCGGCGGCGTCGCGTTCGGCCCGCAGATCGGTTCGCTGGAGCATGGCGCGCACATCATCGTCGGCACCCCGGGTCGTATCCAGCAGCACTTGCGCAAGGGTTCGCTGATCCTTCATGGCCTGAACACGCTGATCCTCGACGAAGCCGACCGCATGCTCGACATGGGTTTCTACGACTCCATCGAAGAAATCATTGCCCAGTGCCCCGAGCGTCGCCAGACCCTGCTGTTCTCCGCCACGTATCCGGTGGGCATCAAGCAGCTCGCTTCGAAGTTCATGCGCAACCCGCAGCAAGTGAAGGCCGAGGCGTTCCACGACGACACGCAGATCGAGCAGCGCTTCTACGAGATTTCCCCGGAAGAGCGCATGGATGCCGTGGTCAAAGTCCTCGCGCATCACCGTCCGGCGTCCTGCGTCGCCTTCTGCTTCACCAAGCAGCAGGTTCAGGAAACCGTTGACCACCTGACGGCCAAAGGCATCTCCGCCGTCGGCCTGCACGGCGATCTGGAACAGCGTGACCGTGACCAGGTGCTAGCAATGTTCGCCAACCGCAGCACGTCAGTGCTGGTCGCCACCGACGTCGCCGCGCGCGGTCTGGACATCGATGCGCTGGACATGGTGATCAACGTCGAACTGGCCCGTGATTCGGAAATCCACATTCACCGCGTTGGCCGTACCGGCCGTGCGGGTGAGAAAGGTATTGCGATCAGCCTGGTCGCCCCGTCCGAAGCGCACCGCGCCCAGGCCATCGAGCAACTGCAGAAGTCGCCGTTGAGCTGGGATCAGCTGGACAACCTCAAATCCCAGGGTGGCGGACCGTTGCTGCCGGTGATGAGTACGCTGGTCATCGGCGCGGGCCGTAAAGACAAGGTTCGCCCGGGTGACATCCTCGGCGCACTGACCGGCGATGCCGGGATTCCGGGTGCGCAGGTTGGCAAGATTGCGATTTTCGACTTCCAGGCCTACGTGGCTGTTGAACGCGGGATCGCCAAGCAAGCCTTGCAGCGCCTGAATGACGGCAAGATCAAAGGCCGTTCGTTGCGCGTTCGCATCCTGTAA
- the yccS gene encoding YccS family putative transporter, whose translation MPSTPFRQSLRRLWALDKFSYSVRVFIALTGSMALCWYQDEMGLLIPLFLGIIASALAETDDSWQGRLNSLAVTLVCFIVAALSVELLFPYPILFIIAFALAAFCLTMLGALGERYGAIASATLILSVYTMIGVDQRGGAVTDFWHEPVLLVAGAAWYGLLSVLWQAMFSNQPVQQSLARLFRELGFYLKLKSSLFEPIRQMDVEARRLELAQQNGRVVAALNAAKEIILHRVGNGRPGSKVSRYLKLYFLAQDIHERASSSHYPYNALADAFFHSDVLFRCQRLLRQQGKACRALAESIQMRQPFIYDAGFAEALSDLHASLEHLRIQSNPAWRGLLRSLRALAANLGTLDRLLSDASNPDALADATDSSLLDRSPRSLKDVWMRLRTQLTPTSLLFRHALRLPLALSIGYGMVHLIHPSQGYWIILTTLFVCQPNYGATRRKLGQRIIGTAIGLTLAWALFDLFPNPLIQSCFAIAAGVVFFTNRTTRYTLATAAITLMVLFCFNQVGDGYGLFLPRLFDTLLGSLIAGLAVFLFLPDWQGRRLNKVLANTLTCNSIYLRQIMQQYAVGKSDDLAYRLARRNAHNADAALSTTLANMLMEPGHFRKEADVGFRFLVLSHTLLSYLSGLGAHRETQLPADVREHLIEGAGVKLAASIDEIAQGLASKLPIAIQSDEEEALANELEQMPDEIDEGQRLVQTQLALICRQLGPLRTLAAHLIKDTSED comes from the coding sequence ATGCCATCGACCCCTTTTCGTCAGTCTCTGCGCCGTCTCTGGGCGCTGGATAAATTCAGTTACAGCGTGCGGGTGTTCATCGCCCTGACCGGCAGCATGGCGCTGTGTTGGTATCAGGATGAAATGGGGCTGCTGATCCCGCTGTTCCTGGGGATCATCGCCAGCGCCCTGGCCGAGACCGACGACAGCTGGCAGGGCCGCCTCAATTCGCTGGCCGTGACACTGGTGTGTTTTATCGTCGCCGCCCTGTCGGTCGAACTGCTGTTCCCCTATCCCATTCTCTTTATCATCGCCTTCGCCCTGGCCGCCTTCTGCCTGACCATGCTCGGCGCACTGGGTGAACGTTACGGCGCGATTGCCTCGGCGACGTTGATTCTGTCGGTCTACACCATGATCGGCGTGGATCAGCGCGGCGGCGCGGTGACCGATTTCTGGCACGAGCCGGTGCTGCTGGTGGCCGGCGCGGCTTGGTACGGCTTGCTCTCGGTGTTGTGGCAGGCGATGTTTTCCAATCAGCCGGTGCAGCAAAGTCTGGCGCGATTATTCCGTGAGTTGGGCTTTTACCTGAAGCTGAAATCGTCGCTGTTCGAACCGATCCGGCAGATGGACGTAGAGGCGCGCCGACTGGAACTGGCCCAGCAGAACGGCCGGGTCGTAGCGGCTCTGAACGCCGCCAAGGAAATCATTCTGCACCGGGTCGGCAACGGTAGACCGGGCTCGAAAGTCAGCCGATACCTGAAACTCTACTTCCTTGCCCAGGACATTCACGAACGCGCCAGTTCCTCGCACTATCCGTATAACGCGCTGGCCGACGCCTTCTTCCACAGCGACGTGCTGTTCCGCTGTCAGCGCCTGCTGCGCCAGCAGGGCAAGGCTTGTCGAGCGCTGGCGGAATCGATCCAGATGCGTCAACCGTTCATCTACGACGCCGGCTTCGCCGAAGCCCTGAGCGACCTGCACGCCTCCCTCGAACACCTGCGCATCCAGAGCAACCCGGCCTGGCGCGGACTGCTGCGATCCTTGCGCGCACTGGCCGCCAACCTCGGCACCCTCGACCGTTTGCTCAGCGATGCGAGCAACCCCGACGCCCTCGCCGACGCCACCGACAGCAGCCTGCTCGACCGCTCGCCACGCAGCCTCAAGGATGTGTGGATGCGCTTGCGCACGCAGCTGACGCCGACCTCGCTGCTGTTCCGCCACGCCCTGCGATTGCCCCTCGCGTTGAGCATCGGCTACGGCATGGTGCATTTGATTCACCCGTCGCAAGGTTACTGGATCATCCTCACCACGCTGTTCGTCTGCCAACCGAACTACGGCGCGACCCGGCGCAAGCTCGGTCAGCGGATCATCGGCACCGCCATCGGCCTGACCCTGGCCTGGGCACTGTTCGATCTGTTCCCGAACCCGCTGATCCAGTCGTGCTTCGCGATTGCTGCCGGGGTGGTGTTCTTCACCAACCGCACCACGCGCTACACCCTGGCGACGGCGGCGATCACCTTGATGGTGCTGTTCTGCTTCAACCAGGTCGGCGACGGTTACGGCCTGTTCCTGCCGCGACTGTTCGATACCTTGCTCGGTAGCCTGATCGCCGGGCTCGCGGTGTTCCTGTTCCTGCCGGACTGGCAGGGTCGACGCCTGAACAAGGTGCTGGCCAACACCCTGACCTGCAACAGCATTTACCTGCGCCAGATCATGCAGCAATACGCCGTCGGCAAGAGCGACGACCTGGCTTATCGCCTGGCCCGGCGCAACGCGCACAACGCCGATGCGGCACTGTCGACGACGCTGGCCAACATGCTGATGGAGCCCGGGCATTTCCGTAAGGAAGCGGATGTCGGGTTCCGCTTCCTGGTGTTGTCGCACACCTTGCTCAGCTATTTGTCAGGACTGGGCGCACACCGTGAAACCCAGCTGCCGGCAGACGTGCGCGAGCACTTGATCGAAGGTGCCGGCGTGAAACTGGCGGCGAGCATTGATGAGATCGCTCAAGGCCTGGCGAGCAAACTGCCGATTGCGATTCAAAGTGATGAGGAAGAAGCGCTGGCCAATGAGCTGGAGCAGATGCCGGATGAAATCGATGAAGGGCAGCGGCTGGTGCAAACGCAGTTGGCGCTGATTTGCCGGCAGTTGGGGCCGCTGCGGACGTTGGCGGCGCATCTCATCAAAGACACCAGCGAGGATTGA
- a CDS encoding M48 metallopeptidase family protein, translating to MTALKFLQAYPVALQDQVRRLITEGRLGDYLSQRYPQMHDVQSDKALYTYALDLKQEYLRNAPAIDKVLFDNRLDLTHRALGLHTTISRVQGGKLKAKKEIRVASLFKDAPAEFLKMIVVHELAHFKESDHNKAFYKLCEHMLPGYHQIEFDLRVYLTWREMQ from the coding sequence ATGACTGCCTTGAAATTCCTCCAGGCCTATCCCGTTGCATTGCAGGACCAGGTGCGCCGGCTGATCACCGAAGGTCGGCTGGGCGATTACCTGAGCCAGCGTTACCCGCAAATGCATGACGTGCAGAGCGACAAGGCGTTGTACACCTATGCGCTGGACCTGAAACAGGAATACCTGCGCAACGCCCCGGCCATCGACAAGGTGTTGTTCGATAACCGTCTGGACCTGACCCACCGCGCCCTCGGCCTGCACACCACGATCTCTCGGGTGCAGGGCGGCAAGCTCAAGGCCAAGAAAGAAATCCGGGTGGCTTCGTTGTTCAAGGACGCCCCCGCCGAGTTTCTGAAAATGATCGTGGTGCATGAGCTGGCACACTTCAAGGAGTCGGATCACAACAAGGCGTTCTACAAGTTGTGCGAACACATGTTGCCGGGGTATCACCAGATCGAGTTCGATTTGCGGGTGTACCTGACGTGGCGGGAAATGCAGTAG
- a CDS encoding winged helix-turn-helix domain-containing protein, giving the protein MDVSKTKSSFYRRLYVAYLIDSGLASSVPALTEVTGMPRRTAQDTIAALADLDIVCEFEQEEGARNHAGRYRIREWGAIDRGWIERNLRQIKAVLEYP; this is encoded by the coding sequence ATGGACGTGAGCAAGACCAAGAGCAGCTTCTATCGCCGTTTGTACGTGGCGTACCTGATCGACAGCGGGCTGGCCAGCAGCGTCCCGGCACTGACCGAGGTGACCGGCATGCCCCGGCGCACGGCCCAGGACACCATTGCGGCGTTGGCGGATCTGGACATCGTTTGCGAATTCGAGCAGGAAGAGGGCGCGCGCAACCATGCCGGGCGTTATCGGATTCGCGAGTGGGGGGCGATTGATCGGGGGTGGATCGAGCGTAATCTGCGGCAGATCAAGGCGGTGTTGGAGTATCCCTGA
- the mdtD gene encoding multidrug transporter subunit MdtD — protein MRLTVKPHSQDRRLLRSRAGASSLATGSATATNLHQQPTRGPMPNRPPLDAVTARWVPWVVAIAFFMQSLDGTILNTALPAMARDLAEDPLRMQGVIIAYMLTVALLIPASGWIADRFGTKKIFFGAILLFSIGSLLCALSSSLSMLIGARVIQGLGGALMLPVGRLVVLRAYPRSELVRIMGFITIPGLLGPLIGPTMGGWMVEYLTWHWIFLINLPVGAVGCYAVWRFIPDLRGTERTRFDSLGFLLFGAAMVLITIAMEGLGELHLPHLRVMLLLFGGMACLAAYWLRAGHIENPLFAPSLFKTRTFAVGILGNLFARLGSGALPFLVPLLLQVALGYSPSQAGMSMLPLAAAAMVAKSVARPLIERLGYRIVLTGNTLALGLMLASMGLVSEQTPYWLLLGMLAILGAINSLQFTAMNTVTLIDLDDASASSGNSLLSVVAQLSLSLGVACAGALLGGFTAEVGNDGVNTVLGAFQLTFVTVGIMAMLAATIFSQLSKEDGRRVRSPEQHIEH, from the coding sequence ATGCGGTTAACCGTTAAACCGCATTCTCAGGATCGACGACTGCTTCGCAGCCGAGCGGGAGCAAGCTCCCTCGCCACAGGTTCAGCAACTGCCACGAATCTGCATCAACAACCCACAAGAGGTCCCATGCCCAACCGCCCGCCTCTCGATGCCGTCACCGCCCGCTGGGTGCCGTGGGTCGTCGCCATTGCCTTCTTCATGCAGTCCCTCGACGGGACCATCCTCAACACCGCCCTGCCGGCCATGGCGCGCGACCTGGCGGAAGACCCGCTGCGCATGCAGGGCGTAATCATCGCCTACATGCTCACCGTCGCCCTGCTGATCCCCGCCTCCGGCTGGATCGCCGATCGTTTCGGCACCAAGAAAATCTTCTTCGGCGCGATCCTGTTGTTCAGCATCGGTTCGTTGCTCTGCGCCCTGTCGAGCAGCCTGAGCATGCTGATCGGCGCCCGGGTGATTCAGGGCCTGGGCGGTGCGCTGATGCTGCCGGTCGGGCGGCTGGTGGTGCTGCGCGCCTACCCGCGTTCGGAACTGGTGCGGATCATGGGTTTCATCACCATTCCCGGCCTGCTCGGCCCGTTGATCGGCCCGACCATGGGTGGCTGGATGGTGGAATACCTGACCTGGCACTGGATCTTCCTGATCAACCTGCCGGTCGGCGCCGTCGGTTGCTACGCGGTCTGGAGATTCATCCCCGACCTGCGCGGCACTGAACGTACGCGTTTCGACAGCCTCGGTTTCTTGCTGTTTGGCGCGGCGATGGTGCTGATCACCATCGCCATGGAAGGTCTCGGCGAACTGCACCTGCCGCATCTGCGCGTGATGTTGCTGCTGTTCGGCGGCATGGCCTGTCTGGCGGCGTACTGGTTGCGGGCCGGGCACATCGAGAATCCGCTGTTCGCGCCGTCGCTGTTCAAGACCCGGACGTTTGCCGTGGGTATCCTCGGCAACCTGTTCGCCCGTCTGGGCAGCGGCGCGTTGCCGTTCCTCGTACCGTTGCTGCTGCAAGTGGCGCTGGGTTACTCGCCGTCCCAGGCCGGGATGAGCATGTTGCCGCTGGCCGCTGCGGCGATGGTTGCCAAGTCGGTGGCGCGGCCGCTGATCGAACGCCTGGGCTATCGCATCGTGCTGACCGGCAACACGTTGGCGCTGGGGTTGATGTTAGCGAGCATGGGGCTGGTCAGCGAGCAGACGCCGTACTGGTTGTTGCTGGGCATGCTGGCGATCCTCGGCGCGATCAACTCCTTGCAGTTCACCGCGATGAACACCGTGACCCTGATCGACCTCGACGACGCCAGCGCCAGCAGCGGCAACAGCCTGCTGTCGGTGGTCGCGCAATTGTCCTTGAGCCTGGGCGTTGCGTGCGCCGGTGCGCTGCTCGGCGGGTTCACGGCGGAAGTCGGTAATGACGGCGTGAACACGGTGCTGGGCGCGTTCCAACTTACGTTTGTGACCGTTGGAATCATGGCGATGCTGGCCGCGACGATCTTCTCGCAGCTTTCAAAGGAAGACGGACGGCGTGTCAGAAGTCCCGAACAACACATCGAACATTGA
- a CDS encoding GNAT family N-acetyltransferase: MTIDWICKHHSDLGKEQLYAVLQLRAEVFVVEQKCVYQDVDGQDLEGDTCHLMAWDGDRLVAYLRLLDPELQGGDVVIGRVITAPDYRGKGLGHELIAQALKQAEKRWPEVPVYLSAQAHLQGYYGRYGFVVAGEEYLEDDIPHIGMRRS, from the coding sequence ATGACAATCGATTGGATCTGCAAACACCACAGCGATCTGGGCAAGGAACAGCTGTACGCCGTTCTGCAGCTGCGCGCCGAGGTGTTCGTTGTGGAGCAGAAATGTGTTTATCAAGACGTCGATGGCCAGGATCTGGAAGGTGACACCTGCCACTTGATGGCCTGGGACGGGGATCGACTGGTGGCATACCTGCGCTTGCTCGACCCTGAATTACAGGGCGGCGATGTGGTGATCGGGCGGGTGATTACCGCGCCGGATTATCGCGGCAAGGGCCTGGGTCATGAGCTGATCGCCCAGGCGTTGAAGCAGGCGGAAAAGCGCTGGCCTGAAGTGCCGGTTTATCTGTCGGCCCAGGCGCATTTGCAGGGGTATTACGGGCGGTACGGGTTTGTCGTGGCGGGTGAGGAATACCTCGAGGATGACATTCCGCATATCGGGATGCGTCGTTCTTGA
- a CDS encoding substrate-binding periplasmic protein, protein MPRLHRALALIGLLLLTQSAAAEKLRLVADLWPPFTDATLINGGLATDIVSTALARAGYASDFEQVPWARALLGVGEGRYDVLVNAWYTEERTKLGQFSGEYLLNRVRFLKRKDAPIEFNNLQQLHTYPIAVVRGYAYSPAFDEDASLQKVPVHSFAMAVRMVAADRVKLTLEDEYVARYYLSRESAKVRNSVEFLPKPLSENSLHILVSLKNPQHEQIVAGFDREIAEMKADGSYERLMKEHGM, encoded by the coding sequence ATGCCGCGATTGCATCGAGCTTTGGCCTTGATCGGATTGCTGTTGCTGACTCAGAGCGCCGCAGCGGAAAAGCTGCGACTGGTTGCCGATTTATGGCCGCCCTTTACCGACGCCACGCTGATCAACGGTGGGTTGGCCACTGACATCGTCAGCACCGCGCTGGCCCGGGCCGGCTATGCCAGCGATTTTGAACAGGTGCCCTGGGCACGCGCGCTGCTGGGCGTCGGAGAAGGGCGTTACGACGTGCTGGTGAACGCCTGGTACACCGAAGAACGCACCAAACTAGGCCAGTTTTCCGGCGAATACCTGCTCAACCGCGTGCGCTTTCTCAAGCGCAAGGACGCGCCGATCGAATTCAATAATCTGCAGCAATTGCACACGTACCCGATTGCGGTGGTGCGTGGTTATGCCTATTCACCCGCGTTCGATGAAGACGCCTCGCTGCAGAAGGTCCCGGTGCACAGCTTCGCCATGGCCGTGCGCATGGTCGCTGCCGATCGGGTCAAGCTGACGCTGGAGGATGAATACGTCGCGCGTTACTACCTGTCCCGGGAGTCGGCCAAGGTGCGTAATTCCGTCGAGTTCCTGCCCAAACCGTTGAGCGAGAACAGCCTGCATATTCTGGTCAGCCTGAAAAATCCGCAGCATGAACAGATCGTGGCGGGTTTTGATCGGGAGATTGCCGAGATGAAGGCAGATGGGAGTTATGAGCGGTTGATGAAGGAGCATGGGATGTAG
- a CDS encoding NAD(P)/FAD-dependent oxidoreductase yields the protein MRSTEVVIIGAGAAGLMCALTAAGRGRKVMLLDHANKAGKKILMSGGGRCNFTNMYTEPGNFLSQNEHFCKSALARYTQWDFIGMVAKHGVPYHEKKLGQLFCDNKSSDILEMLLNECDQVGVSLHLDTSIQTIEKLESGYLLDTTLGQITCESLVIATGGLSIPTLGATGFGYQVAKQFGHELLPTRAGLVPFTITDQLKELCTELSGTSVDCLVSCNDQSFRENILFTHRGLSGPAILQISSFWESGDSVEINLMPDHDVPSWLQQQQAERPNSELKTLLGEIFTKKMANLLADNWFASKPMKQYTHAEIADIAEKLASWKVVPAGTEGYRTAEVTLGGVDTNEVSSKTMESLKSPGLYFIGEVLDVTGHLGGFNFQWAWASGYAAAQYV from the coding sequence TTGCGCTCTACCGAAGTCGTGATCATTGGCGCTGGCGCCGCAGGGTTGATGTGTGCGCTGACCGCCGCCGGGCGCGGGCGCAAGGTGATGTTGCTCGACCACGCGAACAAGGCCGGCAAGAAAATCCTGATGTCGGGCGGTGGTCGCTGTAATTTCACCAACATGTACACCGAACCGGGCAATTTCCTCTCGCAGAACGAACACTTCTGCAAATCCGCACTGGCGCGCTACACCCAGTGGGATTTCATCGGGATGGTCGCCAAACACGGCGTGCCGTACCACGAGAAAAAACTCGGCCAGCTGTTCTGCGATAACAAATCCAGCGACATCCTCGAGATGCTCCTCAACGAGTGCGATCAAGTCGGTGTCAGCCTGCACCTGGACACCTCGATCCAGACGATCGAGAAGCTGGAAAGCGGTTACTTGCTGGACACCACGCTGGGCCAGATCACCTGTGAATCCCTGGTGATTGCCACCGGCGGTCTGTCGATTCCGACCCTGGGCGCCACCGGTTTCGGTTATCAGGTCGCGAAGCAGTTTGGCCACGAACTGTTGCCGACCCGCGCCGGCCTGGTGCCGTTCACCATCACCGATCAGCTCAAGGAGCTTTGCACCGAGCTGTCCGGTACGTCGGTCGATTGTCTGGTGAGCTGCAACGACCAGAGTTTCCGCGAGAACATCCTGTTCACCCACCGCGGTCTCAGCGGCCCGGCGATTTTGCAGATTTCCTCGTTCTGGGAGTCCGGCGACTCGGTAGAGATCAACCTGATGCCGGACCACGACGTGCCGAGCTGGCTGCAACAGCAGCAAGCCGAACGTCCAAACAGCGAGCTGAAAACCCTGCTTGGCGAGATCTTCACCAAGAAGATGGCCAACCTGCTGGCGGACAACTGGTTCGCCTCCAAACCGATGAAGCAGTACACCCACGCGGAAATCGCCGACATCGCCGAGAAACTGGCGAGCTGGAAAGTCGTGCCGGCCGGCACTGAAGGTTATCGCACCGCTGAAGTGACATTGGGCGGCGTCGATACCAACGAGGTGTCGTCCAAGACCATGGAATCACTGAAAAGCCCCGGCCTGTACTTCATCGGCGAAGTGCTAGACGTGACCGGACATCTGGGCGGCTTCAACTTCCAGTGGGCATGGGCTTCGGGCTACGCCGCCGCGCAATACGTCTGA
- a CDS encoding putative bifunctional diguanylate cyclase/phosphodiesterase — MECAQPTPADGSSTLLIVDDYPENLISMRALLQRQDWQVLTAASGFEALSLLLEHDIDLVLLDVQMPGMDGFEVARLMRGSQRTRLTPIIFLTANEQSQDAVIKGYASGAVDYLFKPFDPQILKPKVQALLEHQRNRRALQRLSHDLEVERAFNASVLDNAAEGILVVGEDGLIRFANPAMSRLLNAKLQDLQGKEFLDYLQKPHIPIWADSELLAGYKRGETLRLHDALLRTAPGQQVPVALSCAPLPAEQHAMVVTVLDMSVVRHLHQQLEFQAVTDPLTGLLNRRGFYQTVENLLLRGERSDSAWVLLYLDLDGFKRVNDSLGHDAGDRVLRWVSEQLKACLRPFDILARMGGDEFTALLDLEFPEQAAKIAEKLIERVSICQQIDGLDIALGASIGIATYPDCGANLDGLMRASDIAMYEAKRAGRQQYRFYDHDMNGRARSRLMLEESVRAAIENRDFNLVYQPQVAIDGGQIRGFEALLRWQHPSVGDVPPGLFLPLLEEARLISRLGSWIYRRGAGQRKAWETLFAEDLVLGVSLSSTQFGMPNLVTELRQVLERHGLQARHLEVEVTEEALMHNPEETRKQLRLLHNLGVRVALDDFGSGPCSLSHLRDLELDTLKLDRHLIARLPASTRDAALVRNVIDLCKQYGILVIAEGVETVAQYEWLQANGCEYVQGFLVAHPMVAEEVPTFVQPFDWSALTD, encoded by the coding sequence ATGGAATGCGCGCAACCCACGCCAGCCGACGGCAGCTCAACCCTTTTAATCGTCGATGATTACCCTGAAAACCTGATCAGCATGCGCGCGTTGCTCCAGCGCCAGGATTGGCAGGTCCTGACGGCTGCGTCCGGTTTTGAAGCCCTCAGTCTTTTACTCGAGCACGATATCGACCTGGTGCTGCTGGATGTGCAGATGCCGGGCATGGACGGGTTTGAAGTGGCGCGCCTGATGCGGGGAAGCCAGCGAACCCGCCTCACGCCGATCATTTTCCTCACCGCCAATGAACAGTCCCAGGACGCCGTGATCAAGGGCTATGCCAGCGGTGCGGTGGATTACCTGTTCAAACCGTTCGACCCGCAGATTCTCAAGCCCAAAGTCCAGGCACTGCTCGAGCATCAGCGCAATCGCCGGGCGTTGCAGCGCCTGAGCCACGATCTGGAGGTCGAGCGCGCCTTTAATGCCTCGGTGCTGGACAATGCCGCCGAAGGCATCCTGGTGGTCGGCGAGGACGGTTTGATCCGCTTTGCCAACCCGGCGATGTCACGGCTGCTCAATGCCAAGCTGCAGGACCTGCAGGGCAAAGAGTTTCTGGATTACCTGCAAAAACCGCACATTCCGATCTGGGCCGATTCCGAATTGCTCGCCGGTTACAAGCGCGGCGAAACCTTGCGCCTGCATGACGCACTGTTGCGTACGGCCCCCGGCCAGCAGGTGCCCGTGGCGCTGTCTTGCGCGCCACTGCCCGCCGAACAACATGCGATGGTGGTGACGGTGCTGGACATGTCGGTGGTGCGCCACCTGCATCAGCAGCTGGAATTCCAGGCGGTGACCGACCCGTTGACCGGGCTGCTGAATCGCCGGGGCTTCTATCAGACGGTGGAAAACCTGTTGCTGCGCGGCGAACGCTCCGACAGCGCGTGGGTGTTGCTCTACCTCGATCTCGACGGGTTCAAGCGAGTCAACGATTCCCTCGGCCACGATGCCGGCGACCGCGTGCTGCGCTGGGTTTCCGAGCAGTTGAAGGCGTGCTTGCGGCCGTTCGACATTCTGGCGCGCATGGGCGGCGATGAGTTCACGGCGCTGCTGGATCTGGAGTTCCCCGAACAAGCGGCGAAGATTGCCGAGAAACTCATCGAGCGGGTGTCGATCTGTCAGCAGATCGATGGTCTGGACATCGCGCTGGGCGCCAGCATCGGCATTGCTACGTACCCGGATTGCGGGGCCAATCTCGATGGATTGATGCGAGCGTCGGACATCGCCATGTACGAGGCCAAGCGCGCCGGCCGTCAGCAGTATCGTTTTTATGACCATGACATGAATGGTCGGGCGCGCTCACGGCTGATGCTCGAAGAAAGTGTGCGTGCCGCCATTGAAAACCGTGATTTCAATCTGGTGTATCAGCCTCAGGTGGCGATCGACGGCGGGCAGATTCGCGGGTTCGAAGCGCTGTTGCGCTGGCAGCACCCGAGTGTCGGCGACGTGCCGCCGGGGCTGTTTTTACCGTTGCTGGAAGAAGCGCGGTTGATCAGCCGACTGGGCAGCTGGATCTATCGTCGCGGCGCCGGGCAGCGTAAAGCCTGGGAAACCCTGTTTGCCGAGGACCTGGTGCTGGGCGTCAGTTTGAGCAGCACGCAGTTCGGCATGCCGAACCTGGTCACCGAGTTGCGCCAGGTGCTGGAGCGTCATGGCTTGCAGGCGCGTCATCTGGAAGTCGAGGTCACGGAAGAGGCCTTGATGCACAACCCCGAGGAAACCCGCAAACAGCTGCGCCTGCTGCATAACCTGGGTGTGCGGGTGGCGCTGGATGACTTCGGTTCAGGGCCGTGCTCGCTGTCCCATCTGCGCGACCTGGAGCTGGACACGCTCAAGCTCGACCGCCATCTGATCGCTCGCTTGCCAGCGTCTACACGGGATGCGGCGCTGGTGCGCAATGTGATCGACCTGTGCAAACAATACGGAATCCTGGTGATCGCCGAAGGGGTGGAAACAGTCGCGCAATATGAGTGGCTGCAAGCCAATGGTTGCGAGTACGTGCAAGGCTTCCTGGTGGCGCACCCGATGGTGGCCGAAGAAGTCCCAACCTTTGTGCAGCCGTTCGACTGGAGCGCGCTGACGGACTGA